Below is a window of Impatiens glandulifera chromosome 2, dImpGla2.1, whole genome shotgun sequence DNA.
TCATTGGGTTATATGTCAAATGAAGTTGTAATTGGATTAtcatcatctatatatatatatgcatatagtTGAATCTTAGCTCCTCTGACAATGAGTGTTATGACCTGTCATTTCAATATAAGTTATTTTCAGTGCGAATCGAACTTGGAAACATTTAAGCATGTTTTTCCTATAATCATGATGATTTGCTTTATAGTCTATTTGATTTCTTGTTTCCGTTTGTTtggcttatttgaaaatttataataaacaatatatatattgcgCTTGAAAAGAGTTGACTGAATGACTCaatttagtaatttattattaatttggttAGGTTgatgtttttaataatgttcCAAATCAATTCAttccacatcaaacaagcatCAACTTGTTCAAACTTGCAAATATTAGGGAACTCGCAAAATAGAAAGGTTAATAGAGAATTGATTAATCTTGAAGCTCAAGATATTGACTCATGACTCGTCGACAACCGGCTAATGACTCATATCTAAGGAATCCCATTGCATTGGCGAAACGTCTAGTTGAAGCCATCCCATTGTGACGGGTGAGAATCACACGCGTTCGATCTCGCCCTGGATCTGCTTCCGCACAATCCCTCCTCGGGCTGCTTACAAGTGTCACTTCACATATTTGGTCTTCATGATCTTCATCAATGTCGATCTTGTAGGTCCCGGTCGAATCAGTTGTTCCTCCGATGCTATAAACAATTTCTTGACTGGTCCTGTCTCTGCATTCTATCCTCACTCTCGCACCTATGAATACAatgaattttgaataaataactaaatatacATCTAACAAAATTTAGCTGCTAAATAggattaataacaattttagcTAGACTAGGATGGTTGATTGTATTAAGTCgatttttttggataaatttaaatataataatattatgtcgGTTAGAGTATGATCGTGAATTGTATTGAGTTGGttctttgaataaatttaaatatcgtataattattttaatattttttatgaaaaatttatgtttaatggATTTGATGCATCAGATATTTGGTGgttttataattctttatttttttttgatatatcatcatataaattttaaccatCCAtgttctaatattttaatatgtttgtaaattaatattaaaataattaataaaataaaatctaagtACAAAATatcaacataataataatttcaattatttttttattaaatgaaaacatAATTATCAAGCTTATAAATATTAGTAaccaataataattatttaaaatatgttttgactaaataaatataataaaaattaaaatatttcatttaaatataatataatattaaaaattataaatataacttcTTTTTATTCATACTTATTCTAATAAGtcatgttattaaaaataaacttagaaattttaatatttttttacgttgtaattatatttcaaactttaataaatcagttttattaaataaaaacgtTTTATCCTGCCATGTATCTAtcaattgaataatttaaatattcatccTTAAATCatgttttcattttcttatttattaaacaaatttaatagtaaattaaaataGACAAATCTAGGCTAGCTATACAAGTTTGtttcactaaaaaaatatttaatttaaccataaaataaaaagtgagaaaaatatgagaataataaaaaaatatagttttaccTGCGATGTATCTAGTTGTGAAGGGAGTCTCGAAGCCAGCGCGACATATGTCGCAGTAAACCCGACCCTCCACCGTTAGCGGTTCTTCAAGTGGCCTGGCCAGGACGACAAAGAAATTCAGTGGccatattagaaaaaatatcaCCATGATTATTAGTGTTGTAATTGTCATTTTGCAATTctaagtttatataattttgataggAATTTGTTTCCTTTATATAGCTAAATTGGACACAAGCTAGCTTAGAAAGTAAGGTAATATGATTAAAGTAGTGAGAGTACTTGATTACAAAGAGCACGCCTTGTTTTACATCATTAGTTAGTTACACTTTGGCTTTGTTTGAGGAATtggttattgttttttttatcctaaattcaatatatcattttaactatctaattaatctctttatctattaaaatattaaaattatcctctatttttttaatattaattattttttaaaaggtaGAACTGCTATAATAATTTGgtcatacattttttaaaacagatttttttaattggatGAAACATTCGACAAGAGAATACTTGATTATATTACAAGGAGAATGACTATATATAATGTttagctaaaaaaaaaaataatttaaccttttttttaaacgATAATTCTAAGTCACGTATCTTTGcttaaaaactatttatttctACCTTCATGATTTCAAACCATTTTGGAATTCGGCTATATCTGaatttgacactttttttttctttcaataatttgatttgaatacaattataaaatattatatatatatatatatatatatatatatatatatataattttttaaaataagttttatagtaaatattattttatattagattcttatatttatatttaatatatataaatgtttaattaaataaaagatattatatgagtttgtaattctaattttaaattgtattattattattattatatatttatatgataaatgtttgaaaatatttaatttatatatatatatatatataattaaataaaagttatatcatattatattatattatattttttcgttaaattatatatttttttatatattttattgagttttataacaatattattttatatgtgtAACCCTGAAATCACTTTTTCTGAAAAAGTTGGAGATTCGAAAAAATTTAACTCCGATTTGTGTGTCAcaagtattttaataaaatattatttaaaattttatataaaaataaatatttaaaattttaaaattaattataacaataattaatttttaagatcaattttaaataactttctggatttaaaataatcaaatcataatttgattaaaaaaagtattgtattttaaattaatttaaaaattattcatttgataaaagagttgccaattaatttttaatttaaaattaataaaatattttatatacgtatataaatgtatatttaatcaatatgttttttaaagTCCGATGTTTGATGATATTCGGGAAAAGGATTTCGTACTATATCCTCTATGTCCGTTAAAGAATGGTctatacttataaaattttgactttgaaaaattgattttattatattttatctaaccaattatttttcaagtcttAACATGTACATATTTTTCgtgcatttaaaattgtataattatatttaaatgttggtacttcGATGACGATGATTATCGAGAAGTGTACTTGAAAAATACCAGCTTAagatgttataatttaaaaataaatccaagtccttactaaaaatattttgaaattatttttttttgtttttagatttttagaaaatagtttggagcttataaataaaaaacaatttaaaaataaaaatcccaAACAAGTAAGCCCTAGGATCGGTCCTCTCGGTCGAGGGTGTTAATTCCTCGATCGCGTGCGTTAGACCCTCATTTAGGTGTGAGAGGTCCTCGACCAAGGCTAAGACTCCTCGGTCGGATGCGAGAGCCTTCGATCGAGTGCGGAGGATCCTCAATCGGGGGATATAATtctttgatcaaggctagaatTCTTCGGTCGTGTGTTGGGGAGTTCTCGGTCGGGGCTAAAATCCCTTGGTCGAAAACCACGTCGGCTTGTTTTGTCGGTAAAAAATCAAGCCAAGGCTTAAAAATCCCTCGGTCAAAAATCCCTCGGTCGGGTGTGGAGTTTCACGGTCGAGTGTAGGGGAGAGTTTGATTTTCTCGGTTGGAAATCAAACTCAACTATGATCCTCGGTCGAACACGAAGAACACCAAATTGCAGGTTTGGTGATTTCGATTGGAGTCTCCGTTCTTCGATATGAAAGGACGTGGAGCCTCGTTCTTCGATCGGGATTATGTTCCATTCAATATAATAGTTTTCAAGCAAAAAATAGGATTCTGATTTTTAGGGTTTAATAGAGTTTAAGGAACTtgtcaatagcttccttatacctCATAAGatcaaataaaaccaaaatatgAACACTGACGGTCTAATtctaaccaattcaagaactaaaatttttattttcataaaaaatttagtttttgatTAGACATGATCGAGAATTCTTGAAATTGGTCTGAATATACTCTTAACATCCTTAGAAATGTGTTGGTAAGTTTTTTGGGTCACTTTTCTTGAGTtataactcaagaacaaaaacccaattttaa
It encodes the following:
- the LOC124927668 gene encoding protein DOWNSTREAM OF FLC-like, with the translated sequence MTITTLIIMVIFFLIWPLNFFVVLARPLEEPLTVEGRVYCDICRAGFETPFTTRYIAGARVRIECRDRTSQEIVYSIGGTTDSTGTYKIDIDEDHEDQICEVTLVSSPRRDCAEADPGRDRTRVILTRHNGMASTRRFANAMGFLRYESLAGCRRVMSQYLELQD